The region TCGTGACCGCAACTACTGCAGTGAAAGGTGCGCTCTCCGAGGTCGAGCCGCTCGCCGATGGTCCCGCACGCGCTGCATCGGCGCGTGCTGGGGTAGAAGCGGTCAGCCACGGTGAGCGTTGCGCCGTACCACTTCGCCTTGTAGGCGAGCTGCGCTCCGAACAGCGCCCAGGCGCTGTCCGCGATGGCACGGGCGAGTCGGGTTTTGATGAGCCCCGAGATACTCAGCTTCTCGATGACCAAGTGACCGTGGGTCTGGGCCAGTCGGCTCGATTGGCGATGGGTGAAATCGTGTCGGATGTTGCGAATGCGTTGGTGCACGCGCGCGAGCTGGGCGCGGGCCTTGTGCCGATTGCGAGAGCCCGGCTGCTTCCGGGACAGGCTGCGGCTCTTGCGCCGCAGCTTCGGTAGCGCGGCGCGGAGCGGGCGCGGGCTCTCGATGTGCTCGACCTGCCTACCGCTTTCGCTGGCGAGCACCGCAAAGGTCTTGAGCCCGCGGTCGATGCCGACCGGCGGAGCCTCTGCGCTGCCGTGGCGCCGCGCGGGATGCAGCTCGGCGGCCTCGACGTTCAAGGTCACGCGCCAGCGGCCGCCCTCGCGGGTGCTGACCGTGGCGAACAGCACCTTGGCTCGATCGCTCTTCAACATGCGGCGCAGCCGGCGCGTGCATTCCCGGACGGCAATGCTGCCGAGCTTCGGCAGGCGCACGGAACGCGGGTCGCCCTCGCCAACGCGGACTTCGTTCTTCTTGTTGCGGATGCGGAACGACTGCCGCGCTTCCGACCTCTTCTTGAACTGGGGAAAGCCGGGAGGCTTGCCCGAGCGCTCTCCCTTGCGACCTGCCGAGAACGCTTGCAGCGCCCGCCCCAAGTCGACCGCCGCCTCTTCGAACACCTGCTGGACCACCTCGAAGCGCCAGGAGAGCCCCACGCGCCCGTCCTCGTCCACCCCGGCTCGCTCCGACCGCTTCCATTCATTGAAGTCGTTGATGAGATCGAAGCCCGACCACGGCGGCTTCTCCTCGGCCTCGAGGGCGTTGATGACAAAGCGCAGGCACTGGTTGAAGCCGAAGCGCGCCGCTCCGACGTGCCGCCGGAGCAGCTCCTCCTGCTCGCGCGTTGGCTGGAGCGTAAAGCTGAAGGTGGTGTGCCGAGTCACCCGGGCCACCCCGTGAGAGCAACGCGAGCAGCCGCAAGAATCACGAATCCGGCGTAGCTCCGCGTGGTCTTCTCGTAGCGCGTGGCCACGCGGCGAAACGCCTTCACTCGCCCGAACCAGCGCTCCACCGTGTTGCGGAGCCGGTACTTGTCGCGGTCGAGTTCGCGCTGGACCTTGCGATTCCTGCGCGAGGGGATGACCGCCTCGAACCCTGACGCCTGGATATGCGCCAGTGCGGCATTGCTGTCGTAGGCCCGGTCAGCGATGACAGCCTGTCCCGTACCCCGCTCCACGACGAGTGCATTCACCTGCGTCACGTCAGCCGCCTCGCCTCCCGTGACGATGAAGCGCACCAGCGCGCCCTCGGCCGAAACGAGCGCATGAACCTTTGTGGAAAAGCCACCGCGAGAGCGGCCGAGACCTTCTGATGATTGCCCGCCCCCTTTTTCAGCGCGCCCGCCGCATGTGGATGCGCTTTCACGATGGTGCTGTCCATCAACAGGTCATCGGAAGGCCGCACTTGCAGCACTTCGTGAAGCTGGTGCCAGCGACCCGCCAGCGCCCAGCGCCGAAAGCGCCGATACCACAGCGTTGCTTCGATGAAGCGACGATTATCGTCGCCCTTTGGACCGCGTGACGTGAGAGCGGAAACCAACGGCGCAATGCGTGCCCACTCGGCATCGGAAAGCGCGACTCGAACCCCCATTCGCGCAGCCTACCAATAACTGAACGTATGTCAAGCTAAACTCTCATCGAGGCAGGATTTCAGCACCAATCCCATCCAGAAACTGTCAACAGACTCTAGGCATTCGTAGAGCCCCACCCGTCGAATCCAGCAACGCTGTGAAAATTCAGCTCTGGCGCGAAGCTCGGAGTGCGCGAGTGTGGGGCCGGGTGCCGAAAGCTGCTACGAAACCAATGATTTCAGTAGCTTATACTCTTGCCCGGACGCTTGTGGCAGGGCACTCTGAATCTTGCCGTGGGTCTCTTTCGTATTGCCGTTGCGCTTTCGGTTCTCTCCCTCTCGGGGACTGCGCTGGCCGAGGGACCCCAGACGGCCAAGCCCGAGCTGCCTCGGGTAGCCAACGCCGGAGCGTTCGTGCGGGACACGAACGCCATCGGCGGTGGCCATCGTCAAGTACGGCGCCAGGCCTCCAAGGCCGAAGCGGCGAGTGAGCTACCGGCCGCCTTGTGCCTCCCGCCCGGCGCGGAGCTGCCCAGCGAGGCCGAGGACGCCCCAGAGGCCACCCCCGCTCCCAAGAAGAAGCGCTCGGTGAGCCACTGCGGCCCGGAGGGCTGCGGCTACAAGGCGCTGCTCGGACATCTCGTGATCACGCGCGATCTGGAGCTCCCCGGGTCTTCCGGCGTCGCGGTGCGGTTGCTTCCGACCTCCCACGCGCTGGCCGGCGATAGCCACTCTCGGTTCGTGGTGCGTCCGCGCGTCCAGGGTGCCTACGGCGTCCACCTGGCCGCGCGCTTCTGACCCGCTACTCCGTCGGGGACTCGTCGACCTGGGGCACGGCCTTGGCCATGCGCTCGGCGAACACCTCGGCGGGCTCGCCCTTGGAGACGTCCAGGTCGAAGTCGGGAACCGCCGCGGCCTGGAGCTTGGTCGTCAGCTCGGCGATCTCGCGATTGCTCATGCCGAGCTCCGCCAGGGCGCCGCGATCCAGGTTCTGCCCGCCGCTCGTGGTGAGCGCGTCCGGGGCGGCGCTCACGAGCTTGCGCAGCGCTTCGAGCTCCATGCGGCTCATGCGGGCTCCGCACACGTCGTAGTCGATCCACGCTTCGTAGCTGAGGGGCGCGACGCGCTTCAGCATACCCGCCATCACGCGGCCGTACTCCTGGATCTCCCACTGCGCGTGGCTGTCCACCCGCAGCTTGAGGAAGTGCAGCAGATTGTGCAGGTCGATCTTCCAGTACCACTGGGTGTAGGTCGACAGCGGCAGATCGATGCGGGACAGCTCACGCGCCAGATCTTCCTGGGTCATCCACTCATAGGCGCTGGCGCTGAGGCGACGGATCTCCGTCCAGCGCCCCTTGGCCTCCGCATAGATCTCGGCAGAGACCGGATTGCCGCTGCGGCCCTGGTTGTTCTCCCGGCTCTGAGTCTGCAGCTGATCTTCGCTCGGCATGTAGAACAGCATCGGCATCAGCGAATAGCGTCCCGAGTACTCGTTCACGTTGGCCGTGCGATGACGGATCCACTGCCGCGCCACGAACATCGGCATGCAGCAGTGGAACTTGAGCTCCACCATCTCGCTGGGCGTGGTGTGCAGGTGGCGTCGCAGATAGCGGATCAGCCCGCGCGTGAGGCTGGCTTTGCGGGTCCCGTAGCCGTAGCTCACGCGCGCCGCCCGCTCGATGCACTCGTCCGTGCCCATGTAGTCGACCAACGACACGAAGCCGTGGTCCAGCACGGGAAAATACAGTCCCAGGATTTCCTCTGCCCCGGGGGAAACGGGGCGGCGGGAGCTCATGCCAAGAGCTCCGCGATCTGGACCGCGTTCAGCGCGGCGCCCTTGCGCAGGTTGTCGGAGACCACCCACAAGTTGATGGCGCCCGGCACGGCCAGGTCGTCCCGCACGCGGCCCACGTAAACGGGATCCGTGTCCGCCGCGTGAAGCGGCTGCGGTTCCTTGCCCGGCGCATAGTCCGCGTCGAAGAGCTCGATGCCCGGGGCATTGCGCAAGAGCTCCAGCACCTGCTTCGCGTTCAAGGGCTCATGGCACTGGATGTGAACCGACTCGCTGTGACCCGTCACCACGGGAACCCGCACGCAGGTCGGCGTGACGCCAATCTCGCGATCCCCGAGGATCTTCCGAGTCTCGTTGACCAGCTTGAGCTCTTCTTCAGAGTAGTTGCCGTCCCCCGGCTTCCAGTCGCTCACCAGGTTCATGGCGATCTGCGTGGGGAATACCTTGGCTTCCGCTTCTTTGCCCGCGGCGAGGGCAGACATCTGGGTGCGCAGCTCTTCCACCGCCGCGTGCCCCTTGCCGCTCGTCGCTTGATAGGTGGACACCACCACGTGCTTGAGGCGCGCCTTGTCGTGAAGGGGCTTGAGCGCAACCACGAGCTGAATGGTGCTGCAGTTCGGGTTGGCGATGATGCCCTTGGGTTTGTGCATCACCGCTTGGGGGTTCACCTCCGGAACCACCAACGGCACCTCGTCGTCCATGCGCCAAGCGCTGGAGTTGTCGATCACCGTGGCGCCCGCCGCCGCGGCGATGGGCGCGAACTCCCGCGACACGCCGGCGCCCGCACTGAACAACGCGATCTCGACGCCTTCGAAGGACTTCGGGGTCAGCTCGAGCACCTCTACGGCTTCGCTGCGGAAGGAGAGACGGCTACCTGCGGAGCGCTTGGACGCGAGCGGCACCAAGCGCTCCACGGGAAAGTCCCGCCGCTCCAGCGTACGCAGCATTTCTCGGCCCACGGCGCCCGTTGCGCCCACCACGGCCACTACCTTGCTCGTCATCTTCGGCTCTCCACGTTCTCGAAGCGGCTTGGCACGCCGCGGACATCCGGCGAACGCTATGCCCGGCCCCCGCGTCGCGCAAGATCGCTGCGAATAGGGCGGGCACAAACCGCCGCCGTGATTTACGCTCCGTTCCCATGGTTCGCGCTGCGACTAGAGCGCTCCGCTCCACTGATACTGTACGTCTCGTCGCTCTGGCGCTCACCGCGGGGTCTCTCGCCTTCGCCGGCTGCGGAGGGGCCACGCCCAAGGCGCGCAGCGCCGCAAAGTCCGTCAAGTCGAGCAAGAGCGGTCCGCCGCCCCGCTACGTGACGCCGGCACGCCTGTTTGCGCTGCCGCAGGGCAGCGGCGTCACCACCAACGCCGTCGACCCCGACGGTACCCGACGGCTCATCGTGCACGGCATTCGCGTGGTGCAGCGCGTGGACGGCTCCTTGGAGCGGGCCAAGGAGGTGTTTCCCGGCGGCCGGAGCGTCAGCTTCGTCGAGCTGCCGGATCGCCTCGGGGGCGGCTACGTCTTTTACACCAACGCCAGTGGCACGGCGCTCATCTGGCGGGCGAAGACCTGGGCCGGACAGCTCGAGCCCATGGCCAACGTCGACTTGGACGTCGAGCAGATCGTGCCGGGCTTCGATCGCCTGTACGTCGTGGACCGGCGTTCCGTGGACGTCGTCGCGCTCGATTCCGAGACCGGCAAGCCGACGGATCTGGGATCGTTGCCGGTCGCCCCGGCCTATTCGGACATGGCCTTCGCGGACGAATGGGTCGGTGCAGTGGAGGTGCCCTACCAGGGCATCTTGGCGACGTTCGACGCGGGCTCCAGCTGGCGCCGCATCGACGTGTACCCAACCTACGGCGTGAAGCTCGAGGGGCAGGGCATCATCATGAGCACGGGCCAAGGACGCCTGCTGCTGTCCCCGGATGGCGCCGTGCGACAGGAAACGGTGGGCGCCCAAGGAGACGCCCTGTTCTCCCACGCCGGCCGCCACGGCAAGGCCAAGAACCTGAACGCGCAGCCCCCACCCCCGGAGTCCACGCTGCCGCCGCCGGGTCCGCTCGGTCGCGAACCTCTGGTCAACGCCGTGCTGCACGGGTTCCCCGTCGACAAGCAGAGCGCCGTCGTCATCCATCAAGGTGCCATCGGTCGCGTCAGTCTCAGCGACGGCCGCCTGCTCGACGTCGACGAGCACGCCTTGGTGGGCGCAGCCACTTGTCAGGGCGTTCCCCTCGGGGACTCCTTCGGCTTCGTCTGCGGAGAGGAGCGCGGTCGAACGACGGTGTACCGCTTCGAGGCGCCGATGGGCCTCGAACGCATGATGCGTTTCGACGGGCCGCGTTACGTGGCTTCCAGCGGAAACGGTTCGCTCGTGATCCGCGGTTCCTGCTCGGAGCACGACAGCGATTCGGGGGGCAGCTATTGCGTGGTGGATCGCGCGGGCAAATCCCGCGAGATCAAGGTGAAGGGTGACGTCGGCGTCGAGCGCGTCGTCGCCCTGACGGACGGGCGTGCGGCGGTGGTGGTTCCGCCGCGCCTCGGCGCACCCGGCTTGTTGACGATCGTCGAGCGCTCCGGGGCCGCGAAGAGCGTGAAGCTGAAGCTCCCCAAGGCGGACGCATCCACCTTGGCGCTGCTCAAGAAGGGCCTGTGGCTCGATGGTTTCGTCGAGACCAAACGCAAGAAAGACATTTTTCTTTCTGGTTGGGTCGTCGCGGCAGGCCCCTTCGTCGGCGTGCGCGTGAACCTCGATGGCAAGGTGAAGATCGGCAAGATCGAGAACGACATCGGGCAAACGCTGCTCTCCTCTACCCTCGCTCTGGTGCTCGGTCGCGGCGGGCGCGCTGCGGAGACAGTGGACGGCGGCTTCACCTGGCGCGAAGTGGACTTGCCGCCTTCCGCGGACGAGCGCGCGCGGCGTCAGGTCGGCGCGAGCTCGGAGATCCGGGGCTGCGGCCCCGTGGGCTGCGCGTTCGGCTCCTGGCTTCGCGTCGGGTGGAGCGGCAAGAAGGAGAAAGCCGAGCTGGTGATGGCCGAGGCGCCGCGGCCCACTGTGCTGCCGAGCCCCGGCGGTGGGCGTTGGCGCATGGAGTGCGTGCCCACCGGCGCGGGTTACGGACCGCCGGCTGGTACCAAGCGTCCGCCGCCGCGTCCCACCTACCGCTACCGGGCGCATCGTCCCGACGAAATGGACGAAGCACCGTGGGCGAGCTTCT is a window of Polyangiaceae bacterium DNA encoding:
- a CDS encoding transposase, giving the protein MTRHTTFSFTLQPTREQEELLRRHVGAARFGFNQCLRFVINALEAEEKPPWSGFDLINDFNEWKRSERAGVDEDGRVGLSWRFEVVQQVFEEAAVDLGRALQAFSAGRKGERSGKPPGFPQFKKRSEARQSFRIRNKKNEVRVGEGDPRSVRLPKLGSIAVRECTRRLRRMLKSDRAKVLFATVSTREGGRWRVTLNVEAAELHPARRHGSAEAPPVGIDRGLKTFAVLASESGRQVEHIESPRPLRAALPKLRRKSRSLSRKQPGSRNRHKARAQLARVHQRIRNIRHDFTHRQSSRLAQTHGHLVIEKLSISGLIKTRLARAIADSAWALFGAQLAYKAKWYGATLTVADRFYPSTRRCSACGTIGERLDLGERTFHCSSCGHEADRDENAAVCLAQYPRVLGQGDWPPVAAKHAETQNACGEGSSGEPPLLVVRETTLVEAGRAYAQRPRRAVLAKTVNTL
- a CDS encoding FAD-dependent thymidylate synthase; amino-acid sequence: MSSRRPVSPGAEEILGLYFPVLDHGFVSLVDYMGTDECIERAARVSYGYGTRKASLTRGLIRYLRRHLHTTPSEMVELKFHCCMPMFVARQWIRHRTANVNEYSGRYSLMPMLFYMPSEDQLQTQSRENNQGRSGNPVSAEIYAEAKGRWTEIRRLSASAYEWMTQEDLARELSRIDLPLSTYTQWYWKIDLHNLLHFLKLRVDSHAQWEIQEYGRVMAGMLKRVAPLSYEAWIDYDVCGARMSRMELEALRKLVSAAPDALTTSGGQNLDRGALAELGMSNREIAELTTKLQAAAVPDFDLDVSKGEPAEVFAERMAKAVPQVDESPTE
- a CDS encoding aspartate-semialdehyde dehydrogenase produces the protein MTSKVVAVVGATGAVGREMLRTLERRDFPVERLVPLASKRSAGSRLSFRSEAVEVLELTPKSFEGVEIALFSAGAGVSREFAPIAAAAGATVIDNSSAWRMDDEVPLVVPEVNPQAVMHKPKGIIANPNCSTIQLVVALKPLHDKARLKHVVVSTYQATSGKGHAAVEELRTQMSALAAGKEAEAKVFPTQIAMNLVSDWKPGDGNYSEEELKLVNETRKILGDREIGVTPTCVRVPVVTGHSESVHIQCHEPLNAKQVLELLRNAPGIELFDADYAPGKEPQPLHAADTDPVYVGRVRDDLAVPGAINLWVVSDNLRKGAALNAVQIAELLA